Within the Sulfitobacter sp. JL08 genome, the region GGCGCACACGGTGGCCTCGCGCCATGCGACACAGGCAGGCAAGGTTTGGAAGGCCAAGGCAGCGGTCAGCTTGGATTGAGATGGCCCGTTTAGGGGCTGCTTTCGGAAACTGGTCGGGCCGAAAGCCTTTGTTCGTGGCTGGGTTGCCGCGGTTGAATTTAGTTCTTTGCGGCCTTATCGGACAGTTTTATGAACTCGATCCTGTCTGGGGGCGCGTCCGAATTTGCGGGCATATTCTCTCGAGAACTGAGCCGAGCTTTCGTATCCCACCCCGTAGGCAATCTCCGACACTTTTGAGCCGGTGGTTTGAAGCTTGTTGCGGGCATGTAGCAAACGCAGGTCTTTCTGGTATTGCAGCGGCGAGGTTCCCGTGACGGCCTTGAATTGTTCGAAGAAGGCCGAACTGCTCATACCTACTCTTCCGGCAAGCTCTCCGACAACGAGGGTTTTGCTCAGATCTGACCGGATTTCGTGCGTCGCTGCGAAAATCCGGCTGGCTGTGTTCTCGTGCCACACCAGTTTCTGAAGCGTGCCGCCATGCTGTCCTATCAGCAGGCGGGCATGGATTTCCCGCGCCGTGATCGGTGCCAGCACGTGTCGCGTCTCTTCGGTTTCGCTCTGCAGAAAATATCGCAACAGGGCGCCTTCCATCTCGTCATCGGAGTCTGCGAGACAAATTGAAAAAGGATCCGACACTCGGTGGGCGGATGACTGCGGCAGGGACGGGGCCAGGGCGCGTAGAAGATCCAGATCAAGTGGGAACACGAGAGCAACGTAGGGATATTCGGGAGTGGCATCGGTGATCCTTGAGACAACGGGCAACGCGTTGCTGACGATAAGCGACTGCCCGGCCTGCACGGAGAGCGTTCTGGTGCTGGTCCCAACCTCTTTTGCGCCCTGCAAGACAGAGCACAACAGCGGGCGGTAAACATTTGCGTCGTGTTGAGTGGTCGCCGGGTGGGTGAGAAAAACCGTCCCGCTCTCCTTATGCGTCAGCACACCCTGCGCAATCCCCGCATTGTGAAGCAGCGTCCGAACGTAGTCCAATAATGGTTGAGGGCCCATGAAAGCCTCCTGTGGTTCGCCCCATCGTTAGCATTGAATCAATAAATGCTCTTACCAAAAGATGCTATATCTAGA harbors:
- a CDS encoding AraC family transcriptional regulator encodes the protein MGPQPLLDYVRTLLHNAGIAQGVLTHKESGTVFLTHPATTQHDANVYRPLLCSVLQGAKEVGTSTRTLSVQAGQSLIVSNALPVVSRITDATPEYPYVALVFPLDLDLLRALAPSLPQSSAHRVSDPFSICLADSDDEMEGALLRYFLQSETEETRHVLAPITAREIHARLLIGQHGGTLQKLVWHENTASRIFAATHEIRSDLSKTLVVGELAGRVGMSSSAFFEQFKAVTGTSPLQYQKDLRLLHARNKLQTTGSKVSEIAYGVGYESSAQFSREYARKFGRAPRQDRVHKTVR